DNA sequence from the Bubalus bubalis isolate 160015118507 breed Murrah chromosome 24, NDDB_SH_1, whole genome shotgun sequence genome:
tggtggtctagtggttaggattcctgaTTTTCATCCTGGATGAAAATTCATTCCTGATTACCCTGGACACGTTCAGTCCCTGGAgagggagctaagatctctcTTCAGGACCACTCACTGCTGTCCTTCTCTATGTATAGAGAAGCCAGGTCTCAGAGTTTTCTGGTGACAGCTTCAAAACGTTTAGCACAGTACCACATTGCTTCTCTAGACTAAGGTGAATTGTGTTCAAACTGTGTTAGGAGTGTAGACAAGGAGTTCAGTAATGGAAAGATGCTGCTATCCAAAGGAGGGGAAACCACTTTTTTTTGGTGAAATTAGACCAGATACTGGATACCACCTGATTGGAAGTCATAAACTTTTGACCTAATGGACAGAGAGTATAATCTATGTGAAAGATTTTTAGAGCAGTACTGGACATattgggtggtggtttagtccctaagttgtgtcccattcttgcgaccccgtggactgttgcctgccaggctgctctgtccgtgggattctccaggcacgaatactggagtgggttgccactggaCATTTTAGTGAAATTTTAAAGATATCCAGATGTCCTACAGGTGGGAAATCACTGATACTGGTGTAGATATAACAGTCGAGGCAAGTCAGTTCCACTTGCTGGgtttcagttttctaatctgaAATGAAGGAATTGGACTAGTTTATTTCTCTAGACGACTGTCCGTCTTTACTCAGTTGTTACCTCGCTCGACGGTCCTAAAATTGCAACATCCCAGAACATGCTCCCCTCCCTCTCATAGTATTTTTCCCTTAACACTCACTCGATCCCTCAATAGAATGTCAGCTCCATAAACGCAGAGGGTTTTGTCTCATGAACAGTTACATCGAATTTTATGAAGTTTTGGGAGAACTGTGTTCTTAAAGATACTATAGACTTTGTGAATACATGGAGATGGTTGCAAAAAAGCAGGGAAGAGAAGTTTATATCCAGTGATTACAACCTTAACAAAAGGTTCAAGAGAGGAAATGATGTAAATAGCTTAGGGAATTATGTGCTGTGAAGTTTTCTTGTATGTATATCATATTTGTGTTTGATAATTTAAAACCCTGAGGTTTATTTTAATGTACAAGGGTTGTTTGTGTAAGTTGATAGTTTCCAAACTTGGCTGGGAATGGGAACTTAAACTACTTTTTGTCCTTTCTTTCACAGCCGCGCGCCTCAGATGAGAGTAGCGCCCAGGCCAGCGCCCGCAGCTCAGCCACCAGCAATGGCGCCACCGTCTGCCGTTggctcccctgctgctgctcccCGGCAGCCAGGTCTGATGGCGCAGATGGCAACCACTGCTGCTGGTGTGGCTGTGGGTTCTGCCGTCGGCCACACTCTGGGTCACGCCATCACTGGGGGCTTCAGTGGAGGAAGCAGTTCTGAACCCTCAAGGCCTGACATCACTTACCAGGTAAGACTTGGGGCAGCATTCCCTTTGGTGGTGTATTTTATGAGAGAATCTAGTTGTTCGTAGGTTCTTATGTGTTGGCACTATCTCCACATGGGGAAAATGGTTTATCAAGAGCCACATTTGGCAGTTGCGTTAGTACGTTCCTTAGGCCAGCATCAGGGAATCCTGTACACATGGTATTTCTTCCCAAGGTGTAGAATTGTAGCAGTTCATCCTGACGCACTGTCAAGCAGCCCCTTTCcccttattttaaatgttttgaggagttccctggtggtccagtggttaagacttagctTAACACAGCCATGGCCCTGGTTGAGTCCCTGGTTAgataactaagatcccacaagccagatGGCCTGgcataaattaatgaatgaatataaatatgtatattttttcctggTCACTCTTAACTCATCCAGGCTCAAACTTAGTTAAGTGTTTAGAAATCTGTTTTGTGACTCTAATGCTGTCTGATATCTTTCCTAATATTTGCCACTGCCCTTCTTTCTGACATGTGAATTTTCTCCTCTAGGGAGAGTGGGCGTATACTTTGTTGTATTTCTGGTGTACTTAAAGCTCTCATTCCTCTATTTTTCTGTAGTAATCCCATTTTTTCCTTCATGAAACATGACTGAATCATTGATCTTTAGATGCCCAAATAACCACTTTGAATTACATCTTGATTCATGAGTCTTTCTGATTACGACTGGAATTTTAGTTACAGCTCatttctttctgcctttaaatttctttgtgtttcatGTTATGAAATAGGAACTTTAATTTGCCTCTGGTTCTAGTTCTGTTCCCCCAGTTAACCTCAAAGAGTGGCTGTTTCTGTTTGCTGGGGTGTAagtctgatttccttttttaatagtcCTAAATGTTGCGTGTTTGCAGGAGCCTCAGGGAACCCAGCCGGCACAACTGCAGCAGAATGGCCCCTGCTTCTATGAGGTGAAACAATTTTTGGAGTGTGCCCAGAGCCAGGGTGACCTTAAACTTTGCGAGGGTTTCAGCGAGGTGCTGAAACAGTGCAGATTGGCCAACGGTAGGTGACCTCTCAATCCATGACTGAACTTGCATCTGTTTAATTCACTGAATGGTACTCCTGGACCCTGTAAAACTTAGGGAGTCTGTGTTTGATAAATTCAACTGACAAATTGGAGGAGATTTTGTTTACTCTAAAAATAATCTTAACAAGGAGCTGGtccagagatctctagtcattatCTTACCTTTTGCCAGTTATGTTCTTAGTCTAATTCTTCCTTAAGCAGATAGAGATTAGTGTGCCAGGATCTTACTGTGGCTATTGCATAGCCTTAGTGCTAATTTCACCAGAGTCCAGAAATGTGCACAAGATTTGATGGAGCATTGTCAGTCTACACACCCCGTTTGGGAGAGACAAGTTTATTAGATCCCTCTGTGGGACTTTGAGCTTTACGCTCTTTGGAATGTTGGCAGTCAACTTATTctctgcccccccccccctttttttttgtaatttcctcCTGTCAACCTAGGAATTCACCATCTATTAAAAatgcttgttttcattttccttccttcatttatgGCAGGAAATATGGCAGAAGTTAATTTTTTCAGGTGGTTGAACTGTGTAATTGAGAGATTTCATGGCCAAGTTTTATCAGAAGTCTATGATGAAGCTCCGTCTAATACCAAAGTGACTATACTTCTGCTTCAGAACTCTGTGCAAAGAAGGACATACACcctctcttttttcacttgtgACAAGTGTAGAGTTGAAGTTTGGTTGTCGCAAGatgcctagggcttccctgatagctcagctgataaagaatcctcctgcaatgcaggagaccctggttctgtttctgggtcgggaagatcccctggagaaggaatgggctacccactccagtattcttggacttccctggtggctcagctggtaaagaatccgtctgcaattcgggagacttgggtttgatccctgggttgggaagatcccctggagaagggaatgactacccactccagtattctagcctggagaattccgtggactgtatagtccatggggtcacaaagagtcggacacgactgagcagctttaaCTTCACTTCAAGATGCCTTAAACGGTTTCTTATGAAAGGAACTAATAACCTTGGATTTCATCCCTCCTTTCATCATTTGGAGGACTTCTGCTTTGTTGAGAATATGTAACTAGTCCTCTTCTAACACACCTTTTCTGTTTGCAGGATTAGCTTAATCAAGAAGTTCCAGTTGAAGACATGAAAAATCACCTCTCGTGACCATGTTGATTTAGCATTTAAAGTATAATTAGTAGTGAAGATGTGAAGTGTGAGACCACCTGTTAAAACTCTCCTTAATCATTAATAGCTTTTGTGCTTCACGATTGCCGTGGAAGAGGGCATTGTCACTATGTAGAAGTTCACTGCGATGGTATTGAGTTTGGGATTGGGCAGAAGAGGCGGTTGTGGCCTCTTAAGCGTGCTTTTCTGATGTTATTGTTTGTGAATTGATTAgaataaaatgcttttctttctagtcacttttctttttttct
Encoded proteins:
- the CHCHD2 gene encoding coiled-coil-helix-coiled-coil-helix domain-containing protein 2, encoding MPRGSRSRTSRVAPPASRAPQMRVAPRPAPAAQPPAMAPPSAVGSPAAAPRQPGLMAQMATTAAGVAVGSAVGHTLGHAITGGFSGGSSSEPSRPDITYQEPQGTQPAQLQQNGPCFYEVKQFLECAQSQGDLKLCEGFSEVLKQCRLANGLA